The Tatumella ptyseos genome segment GCACAAGGCGTTCCTAACCTGGTGTCGAAATCATTGCAAACCACCCGCCGTTTCGATGCCTTGAAACTGTGGATGGGACTCGAAGCGTTAGGACAAAAACAGTATGCCGCGATCATCGATAACGGTGTAAGCCTAGCGCAAGACGTTGCCGCCTATGTTGAGAGCATGACCGAAGTAGAATTGGTGATGAAGCCTCAGCTGGCGAGTGTCCTGTTCCGTGTACGTCGTGAAGGCTTAGACGATCAGCAAATCGCGCTGTTCAATCAGAAGATTGGTGATGCACTGTTAGATTCAGGACGAGCGAATGTCGGTGTCACTGAACACCATGGTGTGACCTGTCTGAAACTGACCTTACTGAACCCTACCGTGACGTTAGACGATATTAAAACGCTATTAGCGTTAGTCTTGCAAACGGCAGAAACGCTGCAGTTGTAAAAAAAGTCCCTTGTGGGTAATGCCAGTCAGTTGCTTAGCTGACTGGCATTTTTTTGTGCACTTTGGATACGGAAAAGGCCACTATTATTGGAAAGACGCTTTTCCTGCTTATCGGTGGTTTCACTTACTCTCCCGCTGCCGCCCGGTAGTAGATAAAACCAGGATCGCCAAAACTAAGTCGCTTGAGTAAGGTGATGATTCCCCAAACCATGCTAATCAGGTTCTCCCCGGCGTGATATTGAATTAGACAAGACCTGACGCCGGGGATTTTACTCGTTAAGGAATGGGGGGCTTAAGGAAATCATAGCGGCGATACTAAGAGTTGGCTTGTTCTTCAAAAAGCCTAAACCCGTCCTCGATGGTTGGAATGATCTCTACCAGCTCAAAGTAAGACTCTGTAATGAGTACCGAATCACGTAATCGCTCAATGGTAAAAATAAAATGACTGCATATCCTTAGCTTGGAACATCGCTACATCCGTACAGCGAGTTGTAAAAGCTTCTGCATCAAACATTCTTGATGTAACGTCGGTATTGACGAGCACATCACTCAGTACTTTATCGGCAATCGCGTTGCGCTTATCTCTGCTCAGCCGCAACCAAGAAACAGTAGTCTTTAGTAGATCAAATACAGTAACCATTTTTTGGGCCTGTAGTTTTATTTTGAATACTGAAAGAACTATTAGGTTACTAAAAAGCCACCAACAATTCTGATACTAAATTGTTTCCTTTCCTAAGAAAATGTTCTGCTAACACACTTCGCTCGAAAGGGTATAAATTAAAATCTATTAAAATATTTACATTGATAACTGACTTAGTCTGATTAATTAGGAAAACTATGAAGATAACGATACGTCACGAAAAACCCTCTGATATTTCTACCATAGCTGAATTGACTACTATTGCATTTTTGAATGCTGAGCATACCAGCCATAAAGAGCAATATATCGTCTCTGCATTGCGTGACAATGATGCTCTCACTTTATCTTTAGTAGCTGAATTAAATGGTATGCTAGTTGGGCACGCCTCTATTTCTCCAGTTGTACTTGATAATAATGATTCTGGTTGGTACGGTTTAGCTCCCGTGTCAGTACTGCCTGACTACCAAAATCAGGGCGTGGGAACTAGTCTTATCCAGCAAATACTTAGTGAGTTAAGAAATCTATCTGCTAAAGGATGTGTGGTATTGGGTGATCCAAACTATTATTCTCGCTTTGGATTCGAAGCCCAGCATAAACTTACTTTAACAGATGTCCCTCAAGAGTACTTCCAAGCGATTGTTTTTCATGGTGAACTACCTCGTTCTATCGTTTATTTTAACGATGCATTTAACGTTGAAGCGTAATACGACAGTAAATGATGATTAAATTAATGGCTTTTTCTTCAATCGACGAGTTTTTAATTAGAACCATAGAAAACCTAATATCCTCGTACTGCGGATATAAAAATCCTTGGGCATCGACTAGCTTACTACTTTCATTATTAAAATTCTCTCAAACGGCCAAAAGTGTCACATCCCCACAAAAAAGGGACCTCCAAATAAGGATTGTTTCGTGACATTAGCCGGATTCAGGGTTAGACCACTTTAGCAGTGCCACCCGCTAGTCTTCGCTAGAAATCCGATATTTTAGTAGTGATAAAAGCTTTAGACACTTTCCTTGTAAAGCGGGCCAACTTTTATTATTCGTCGATGGAGGTAGTCGGTGTAGAAGGAATTCAGACGTTGTCTATTATCTATTAAGAAGGCATTAACTTTGATGCGGACGATGATGTTACCCGACCACCCTCCACCCTAATCGATATTGTCAGTAATAATAATCGCTCTATATCCATTACATTTCTGAGGTATGACTGTGCTTCATCATACCTCAGAAAGATGGCTAAACCGCCATAGGATGCTAGCTTTTAGAACTCAACACTTGCCGATAAGCTCACGTTACGCGTCTGTCCTTCTGCCACGCGCAAGTTACCGCCGCTTGAGGTGTAATAGTGTTTATTAAATAGGTTATTAAGATTCAATTGTAGTTGTGTTTTTTGTCCCAGCACGCGGTGGTTCCAGCGTAAGAAGCTATCAGCCACGATATAGTGCGGTAAGGTGAAGCTATTATCGGGATCACCCGCTCGGCTTCCCATATACTGTACACCTCCCCCAAGTGTCCACTCACCGGGTAGCGCGGGCACAGTGAGTTGATGGCTAAGATAAGTCGCAGCGGAATGTTTGGGTGCATTCTGTAAAGCATTACCCTTATTCGCCGGATTGATGCTGTCACGGGTAATGGTTGCTTGGTTGTAGCTATATTGCGTGCTTAATTGCCAATTTTTAGCGATTTCACCGTTTAATTCGACCTCCACACCACGAGAACGTGCACGATCCACTTCATAAGTATCGCCGTTCAGCGATAGCGCAATATTACGCTCATCGATAGTGTAAAGCGCCACGCTGGCTAACAACGCCGGAGAAATTTGCCATTTACTACCGACTTCGTAGGTAGTTCCCTGCTCTGGACTCCCCACTTTGCCATTGTCGTCCACAGTCGTTGATGGGGTAAAGGATTTACTCCAAGATCCGTATAAAGAGACCTCGGGAGTCAAATTATAAATTAGTCCCATTTGAGGTAAGAACTTGTCGCCACTATCGGTATAGTTGGTGACTTTAGGCACGCCACTACTTTGGTTTTGTGTAAACCGCTGCATACGTCCCCCCATTACCATCGTCCATTTCGGCGCTAGTGAAATGCTATCTTTCACGTAAACCGAGCGGCTATAGATACGGTTGAGTAAATGTTTACCGCTGGCTTTTTCAGTCGACGCATTGGTGACCGTCGATAGACCATACTGTGGATCATCAATCGTAAAGGCAGTATTACTTTTGCCCGTATACGCATGGGCTCGGTAAGTTTGATTCATCTCATAATCGGCACCCACTGTAATGGCATGCTGCATATGGTCAATTTCAGGCGTCCCACTCAGGTTCCACGCTAGGTAATGGGTCTGATGATTGAAGCCACGGTTAGCATCCGCTCGCCGAGTCACCACGCCGGTCGTGGTATTCACCGCCGTAACCCGTACCTCGTTATTGCTGTACTTACGCTGATTCCAGCCAGCAGTGATTCCGGTATTCCAAGTATCGTTAAGCTGATAGTCCCAATGGCTACTAAGAGATTGGTTAATCCCCCAGGCATAGTTTGAGTAATCATCTAAACGCGTTTTATACCCGACGTTGATCGGTTTACCGTTAATAAAGGCAGTCCCTCGATCATAGGGAATCTCATATTGATAGTGTTCATAGTTAAGCGAGAAACTGGCTTTCTCGCCGTACCACTGTAGGGAAGGAGCGATTAAATTATGGGAGTTATGCCCATAATCTCGCCAATACTGCTCATGTTGTTTTTCAGCTATCAAACGAAAGGCGACCCCCCCCCCCAGCGGGCCGGTCACATCGATGCCACCCGTGCCTCCCCCTGCACTTTTAGCCTGACCATAAATTTTGGTTTTCCAGTGATATTCTGGCTTTTTACTGACCACATTGATCACCCCACCCGGATTCTGTATGCCATACAGTAACGATGCTGAGCCCTTTAAGACTTCGACATGATCAGTCGTGGCATCAAGATTCATCCCCGCGCTACTGCGGATCCCATCGCGATAGATCGAACCATCGCTATTACTACCGAAACCACGGCGAACGATGCCATCTTCAGTACCCGCTAACGTATTACCTTGTGAAACACCACTGACAAAACGCATCGCATCAGCCAAGGTGTCTGTCGAATAATCGTTGAGCTGTTGCTGCGTGACGACACTGATTGATTGCGCTTCAGCTAACCGCGAAACAGGTTTCAAGCTACCTATGCTAGCTTCAGGTTGGCTATAACTGGTGCTCACGGTATCACTATTTTTTCCTGTGACCACAATTGGCGTCTCATCAGCCGCCAGAGTGAAAGGTGAAACGAGTGAGCCGCCAAATAAGCTAAGCGTAATAAGATTACGTCGGCGCGATGAAAAGAATGAAATCCTGGTGTTGTGCATAAGTCTTGTCTCTGACGAAAAAGCGGGTTCACTTTAACAATATTTATAATAATGAGAATCATTCAACCATGAAGTAATGTAGTAGTATAGTTATTTTAAAATTAATTCACTACATCACTCGTACCGTTCAACAAGGTCACTAAAAAACCGATTCCATCGATTTACCAAGATAAAATAGCGGTATTAGAACCCTCATCACAACGCATTGAATAGTTAATATTCAATTACACCTTGACTACTACAGCCATTATTATCAAAATCACTACAAGGAGAATGAGAGTCATTCTTAGTTAAAGAGAGTCGATGTATTCATGTCATTTCCGCTTGCCACCGAAAACCTCTGCGCGGGTTACGATAAACATCAGATCATTCATGATGTTACCCTCACAATTCCCGCGCAAAAAACTACCATTATCGTTGGGGCTAATGGCTCTGGAAAATCGACTCTGCTGCATACGCTCGCCGGTCTTAATTCGACTCAGGCTGGTAAAGTGTTATTGGAAGGCAGCGATCTTTCCCAGCTTAAGCGCCGGGATGTTGCTAAACGAATGAGCTTTTTAGCGCAATCCTCGCCTATTCCAGATGCGCTAACAGTCTCTACCTTAGTGGCTCGCGGACGTTACCCTTGGCAAGGTCTGCTCCATCAATGGTCACGCCAAGATGAGCAGGCGGTGGATGACGCCCTACAACTTACCGGGCTATCTGCCTTAAAGGATCATCCTGTCGCGGCACTTTCTGGCGGGCAACGTCAGCGCTGTTGGATCGCCATGACACTGGCACAACAGACGCCCCTCCTGTTATTGGATGAGCCAACGACCTATCTCGATTTACGCTATCAGGTCGATGTGCTGACCCTATTACAAACGCTCACTCAGCAACACCATAAAACCGTGGTCATGGTGCTGCACGACCTTAATTTCGCCCTACATTTCGCCGATAGGTTGCTGTTCGTGAAAACGGGCAAAGTCATTGCAGAACTCAATGATGTGAACGACTGTACTGCCGAATTGATTGAGGAGACCTTTGGTGTGCGCACCCACTTAGTGACTGATCCACGCACCCAGAAACCGATCGTCATTCCGCTATGGTCAGCCAATGAACGCTAGGACCTTACCTTTACCTTGGGTGGCCACTGGCTTACTCTTCTTGCTGGCCTTGCTGGCCTTTACTGAGTTAAGCCTAGGCGCACTGCATTTTTCCTTGCAGACCCTCCTGCACGCTTTTTTCGACTATCAACCCACGGTGTTCAGCGATCGCATCATTATCGATATCCGCCTGTTGCATTTAGTGGTCGCGGCAATGGTTGGAGCCTGCTTAGCCATGGCCGGGCACTTACTGCAAACAATTATTAGTAATCCATTAGGCGAGCCACATATTTTCGGTCTCAATGCTGGGGCCTCATTGGCGGTGGTGGCTTGTAGCGCACTCGGAAATGCACTATTACTCTCGCCCTTTATGCGTCCGTTAG includes the following:
- a CDS encoding darcynin family protein, whose protein sequence is MVTVFDLLKTTVSWLRLSRDKRNAIADKVLSDVLVNTDVTSRMFDAEAFTTRCTDVAMFQAKDMQSFYFYH
- a CDS encoding GNAT family N-acetyltransferase, whose translation is MKITIRHEKPSDISTIAELTTIAFLNAEHTSHKEQYIVSALRDNDALTLSLVAELNGMLVGHASISPVVLDNNDSGWYGLAPVSVLPDYQNQGVGTSLIQQILSELRNLSAKGCVVLGDPNYYSRFGFEAQHKLTLTDVPQEYFQAIVFHGELPRSIVYFNDAFNVEA
- a CDS encoding TonB-dependent siderophore receptor, which translates into the protein MHNTRISFFSSRRRNLITLSLFGGSLVSPFTLAADETPIVVTGKNSDTVSTSYSQPEASIGSLKPVSRLAEAQSISVVTQQQLNDYSTDTLADAMRFVSGVSQGNTLAGTEDGIVRRGFGSNSDGSIYRDGIRSSAGMNLDATTDHVEVLKGSASLLYGIQNPGGVINVVSKKPEYHWKTKIYGQAKSAGGGTGGIDVTGPLGGGVAFRLIAEKQHEQYWRDYGHNSHNLIAPSLQWYGEKASFSLNYEHYQYEIPYDRGTAFINGKPINVGYKTRLDDYSNYAWGINQSLSSHWDYQLNDTWNTGITAGWNQRKYSNNEVRVTAVNTTTGVVTRRADANRGFNHQTHYLAWNLSGTPEIDHMQHAITVGADYEMNQTYRAHAYTGKSNTAFTIDDPQYGLSTVTNASTEKASGKHLLNRIYSRSVYVKDSISLAPKWTMVMGGRMQRFTQNQSSGVPKVTNYTDSGDKFLPQMGLIYNLTPEVSLYGSWSKSFTPSTTVDDNGKVGSPEQGTTYEVGSKWQISPALLASVALYTIDERNIALSLNGDTYEVDRARSRGVEVELNGEIAKNWQLSTQYSYNQATITRDSINPANKGNALQNAPKHSAATYLSHQLTVPALPGEWTLGGGVQYMGSRAGDPDNSFTLPHYIVADSFLRWNHRVLGQKTQLQLNLNNLFNKHYYTSSGGNLRVAEGQTRNVSLSASVEF
- a CDS encoding ABC transporter ATP-binding protein — translated: MSFPLATENLCAGYDKHQIIHDVTLTIPAQKTTIIVGANGSGKSTLLHTLAGLNSTQAGKVLLEGSDLSQLKRRDVAKRMSFLAQSSPIPDALTVSTLVARGRYPWQGLLHQWSRQDEQAVDDALQLTGLSALKDHPVAALSGGQRQRCWIAMTLAQQTPLLLLDEPTTYLDLRYQVDVLTLLQTLTQQHHKTVVMVLHDLNFALHFADRLLFVKTGKVIAELNDVNDCTAELIEETFGVRTHLVTDPRTQKPIVIPLWSANER